A genomic window from Vigna radiata var. radiata cultivar VC1973A chromosome 2, Vradiata_ver6, whole genome shotgun sequence includes:
- the LOC106754569 gene encoding uncharacterized protein LOC106754569, which produces MRGTRGGHQDQQSRALYDLSALVLNLIRSPPTPLPFSHNVPPGASRRSPPPQISPAGFASLLLGISLALMLCGSVTFFIGFVLMPWVLGLVMLFYVAGILSSLSVFGRSILCYATAPPSPRKDIPAW; this is translated from the coding sequence ATGAGAGGAACAAGAGGAGGACACCAAGACCAACAATCTCGCGCCTTGTACGACCTCTCCGCTCTCGTTCTCAACCTCATCCGATCGCCTCCCACGCCGTTGCCCTTCTCCCATAACGTCCCGCCGGGGGCGTCTCGGCGATCGCCGCCGCCTCAGATATCGCCGGCCGGGTTCGCATCGCTGCTGCTGGGAATCTCGCTGGCTCTGATGCTTTGTGGATCGGTGACGTTCTTCATCGGGTTCGTGTTGATGCCGTGGGTTCTGGGATTGGTGATGCTCTTCTACGTCGCCGGAATCCTCTCCAGCCTATCCGTCTTCGGTCGCTCCATTCTCTGCTACGCCACCGCGCCACCCTCGCCGCGTAAGGACATTCCCG